A region of Vibrio casei DNA encodes the following proteins:
- a CDS encoding DeoR family transcriptional regulator: MVTKQLERLRRIEACLKHSDKIHLKEIARLLEVSEMTVRRDLSSNAAHSFPLEYYGGYIRRGDPIVHDEVTEDLEQMSSKVSSQATPLQKARNTTVFPPVKVNNYISAIVSDFIEMNDVVYFDNGVLNADIIGSIPDHVKFTGVTASMNVFLALKNKPNCKSILQGGDYNAVHDIFVSTSNDVLTPMIFQKVFISSAGVHDRFGVTASDMLVANIANLVMERSMKKYLIVEKKTINQTATYKIGNLLNFHYLISDDALPHKLEAACNEARLQVLTPPVD; this comes from the coding sequence ATGGTTACAAAGCAGTTAGAAAGACTTCGACGAATTGAAGCATGCCTAAAACACAGCGACAAAATTCATTTGAAAGAAATCGCCCGCCTTTTAGAAGTGTCAGAAATGACAGTTCGTCGTGATTTAAGCTCAAATGCTGCTCATTCTTTTCCTCTTGAATACTACGGCGGATATATCCGTCGTGGTGATCCAATCGTTCATGATGAAGTTACGGAAGATCTTGAACAGATGTCTTCGAAAGTATCTTCTCAGGCGACTCCACTTCAGAAAGCGCGCAATACAACAGTTTTCCCTCCAGTCAAAGTGAACAACTATATCTCGGCTATCGTTTCTGACTTTATAGAGATGAATGATGTAGTGTATTTCGACAACGGAGTACTTAACGCTGACATTATTGGTTCAATACCCGATCATGTGAAATTTACAGGTGTTACTGCTTCTATGAATGTCTTTTTGGCATTAAAGAATAAACCTAACTGTAAGTCTATCTTGCAAGGCGGCGATTATAACGCTGTACATGATATCTTCGTCTCCACCTCTAATGATGTGCTAACACCTATGATATTTCAGAAAGTGTTTATTTCGTCCGCAGGTGTTCACGATAGGTTTGGCGTGACAGCTTCGGATATGTTGGTAGCAAACATTGCGAATCTGGTTATGGAAAGGAGCATGAAAAAGTATCTGATAGTAGAAAAGAAAACTATCAATCAAACCGCCACATACAAAATCGGTAACTTGCTAAATTTCCACTATTTGATCTCTGATGATGCCTTACCTCATAAGCTCGAAGCGGCTTGTAATGAAGCACGACTGCAGGTTCTAACCCCACCGGTTGATTAA
- a CDS encoding rhodanese-like domain-containing protein, with translation MFGVNWKAAGLAFMLALPVGQVLASERAEQAWRMIDNGALVIDVRTTQEYADGHLPEARNIPLSDVGTGFHDIDKQQPIVVYCRSGGRAAMAMEALQKQGFTHVHNGGGLNEMQETQMNTGPLN, from the coding sequence ATGTTTGGAGTTAACTGGAAAGCGGCGGGGCTGGCGTTCATGCTGGCTTTGCCTGTGGGTCAGGTGTTGGCGAGCGAGCGGGCTGAGCAGGCTTGGCGGATGATAGATAATGGCGCATTGGTGATTGATGTGCGCACGACGCAGGAATACGCTGACGGCCACTTACCCGAAGCGCGTAATATTCCTCTCAGTGACGTTGGCACTGGCTTTCATGATATCGATAAGCAGCAACCGATTGTGGTGTATTGCCGCAGCGGTGGTCGTGCTGCGATGGCAATGGAAGCGTTGCAAAAACAGGGCTTCACTCACGTGCACAATGGTGGCGGACTGAACGAAATGCAGGAAACTCAGATGAACACCGGGCCGCTGAATTAG